Proteins encoded in a region of the Novibacillus thermophilus genome:
- the ilvN gene encoding acetolactate synthase small subunit, with product MKHVLSVLVNNEPGVLARVAGLFGRRNFNIDSICVGETEIPGLSRMIIVTSEDNRTMEQVKKQLHKLVDVIKVQDLSENAMVARELMLVKVGVTPASRSEINGILDPFRAAVVDVSPDSIIVQATGDREKLDALLDLLHPYGIKEISRTGLTAMMRGMVKVPS from the coding sequence ATGAAGCACGTTCTGTCTGTTCTCGTCAACAATGAACCAGGGGTGCTCGCCCGCGTCGCCGGTCTGTTCGGCAGACGCAATTTCAACATTGACAGCATTTGCGTAGGTGAAACTGAAATCCCGGGTCTTTCGCGCATGATTATCGTCACATCCGAAGACAACCGTACGATGGAGCAAGTGAAAAAGCAGTTGCACAAGCTCGTCGACGTGATTAAAGTGCAGGACTTAAGCGAGAATGCGATGGTGGCGCGGGAGTTGATGCTCGTCAAAGTCGGGGTCACGCCTGCGTCCCGCTCTGAAATTAACGGGATTCTCGATCCGTTTCGCGCAGCTGTTGTCGATGTCAGTCCGGACTCCATCATCGTGCAGGCGACAGGAGACAGGGAAAAACTGGACGCACTGTTGGACCTGCTCCACCCTTACGGCATCAAGGAAATCAGCCGAACAGGGTTAACGGCGATGATGCGCGGCATGGTGAAGGTGCCGTCGTAA
- a CDS encoding 2-isopropylmalate synthase, producing MRKVDIFDTTLRDGEQSPGVNLSQEEKVEIALQLERLGVDVIEAGFAAASRGDFNSVKRVAQTVKRPKVVSLSRTVKKDIDAAWEALKDAENPRLHIFIATSPIHRQYKLRMSKEQVLDNAREALAYAKQFFSEIEFSAEDAGRTELDFLVEVADMAIKSGAIVLNLPDTVGYLSPEEYAHIFKYVSEKVPDIDKITLSAHCHDDLGMAVANSLAAIEAGVGQIEGTINGIGERAGNAAIEEVALALNTRKDYYSAMTGLNLKEIARTSRLVSKLTGMFVPGNKAVVGANAFAHESGIHQDGMLKNSTTYEIMRPETIGLSQSNLVLGKHSGRHAFRDKLRNMGYQLNDEQVNKLFERFKDLADRKKTINDEDLIALVEERWGEPEEVYSLDYFHLSYGTQSVPTATLRLNHKDGKKIEEAACGNGSIDAIYKAIDRATGEQVELADYKINSVTHGKDALGEVFVQLRQNELTVQGRGVSTDILEASARAYIDAVNRLIARRRDQETQKGTALPGQETATIS from the coding sequence ATGCGCAAAGTGGACATTTTCGATACGACACTGCGCGACGGGGAACAGTCTCCCGGGGTGAATTTAAGTCAAGAGGAAAAGGTGGAGATCGCCCTCCAATTGGAGCGGTTAGGCGTCGACGTCATCGAAGCCGGGTTTGCGGCTGCTTCCCGCGGGGACTTTAACTCCGTCAAGAGAGTGGCGCAAACCGTCAAAAGACCGAAAGTGGTGAGCTTGTCCCGAACGGTTAAAAAAGATATCGATGCCGCGTGGGAAGCGCTGAAAGATGCCGAAAATCCCCGTTTGCACATCTTTATCGCGACCTCACCCATTCACCGTCAGTACAAGTTGCGCATGAGTAAAGAACAAGTGTTGGACAATGCGCGGGAAGCGTTGGCGTACGCCAAACAGTTTTTTTCCGAGATTGAGTTTTCGGCGGAAGACGCCGGAAGGACCGAGTTGGACTTTCTCGTTGAAGTCGCCGACATGGCGATTAAAAGTGGCGCCATTGTGTTGAACCTGCCCGACACCGTGGGGTATTTGAGTCCTGAGGAGTACGCCCACATCTTTAAGTACGTGTCGGAGAAAGTGCCGGATATTGACAAAATAACATTGAGCGCACACTGTCACGACGACTTAGGTATGGCGGTCGCCAACAGCCTAGCGGCAATAGAGGCCGGAGTCGGGCAAATTGAAGGAACAATTAACGGGATCGGCGAGCGGGCTGGAAATGCGGCCATTGAGGAAGTAGCGTTGGCTCTAAACACCCGTAAGGATTACTACTCTGCCATGACCGGACTGAACTTGAAGGAAATTGCGCGCACGAGCCGCCTCGTCAGCAAGCTGACTGGAATGTTCGTCCCCGGGAACAAGGCCGTCGTCGGAGCCAACGCATTTGCTCACGAGTCAGGGATTCACCAGGACGGTATGTTGAAGAACAGCACGACGTACGAAATCATGCGTCCTGAGACGATTGGCCTGTCCCAGAGCAATCTCGTGCTGGGCAAACATTCCGGGCGCCACGCCTTTCGCGACAAATTGCGCAACATGGGCTACCAGTTAAATGACGAGCAAGTCAACAAACTGTTTGAGCGGTTTAAAGATCTCGCAGACCGGAAGAAGACGATCAACGATGAAGACTTGATTGCCCTCGTGGAAGAGCGTTGGGGAGAACCGGAGGAAGTGTACAGCCTGGACTACTTTCATTTATCGTACGGCACGCAGTCCGTGCCGACGGCGACGTTGCGCTTAAACCACAAAGACGGCAAAAAGATCGAGGAAGCGGCTTGTGGCAACGGGTCTATCGACGCCATATACAAAGCGATTGACCGGGCGACGGGTGAACAAGTCGAGTTGGCCGATTACAAAATTAATTCGGTTACACACGGTAAAGACGCCCTTGGGGAGGTGTTTGTGCAACTGCGTCAAAATGAGCTGACGGTTCAAGGCCGGGGGGTCAGCACCGATATTTTGGAGGCGAGTGCACGGGCCTACATCGACGCCGTAAACCGGCTCATCGCCCGCCGTCGGGACCAAGAGACGCAGAAAGGAACCGCTTTGCCAGGGCAGGAAACAGCGACGATCAGTTGA
- the ilvC gene encoding ketol-acid reductoisomerase — protein sequence MAKVYYSNDADMSYLNGKTVAIIGYGSQGHAHAQNLRDSGVNVVVGLRKGKSWDKAVQDGFDVKTVAEATQASDIIQILLPDEIQPDTYKNEIEPHLTEGKALFFAHGFNIHFKQIVPPDNVDVVLIAPKGPGHLVRRVYEEGFGVPALIAVEQDASGQAFEIGMAYANGIGATKAGVLKTTFKEETETDLFGEQTVLCGGVSELVKAGFETLTEAGYQPEIAYFECLHELKLIVDLMYEGGLTGMRYSISDTAEYGDYVSGRRVIGEASRKAMKEVLKEIQDGTFARNWINEHKSGRPNFNKMAQADKESQLEQVGRELRSMMSWINDKQTVKN from the coding sequence ATGGCAAAAGTGTATTACAGCAACGATGCAGACATGAGCTACTTGAACGGAAAAACGGTGGCGATCATCGGCTACGGGAGTCAAGGGCACGCTCACGCCCAAAACTTGCGGGACAGTGGAGTGAACGTCGTCGTCGGTTTGCGCAAAGGGAAGTCGTGGGACAAAGCTGTACAGGACGGCTTTGACGTCAAAACGGTGGCTGAAGCGACTCAAGCGAGTGACATTATTCAAATCCTTCTACCAGACGAAATACAGCCGGACACGTACAAAAATGAAATCGAACCGCATTTGACCGAAGGCAAAGCCCTCTTCTTCGCCCACGGGTTCAACATTCACTTCAAGCAAATTGTGCCTCCGGACAATGTCGATGTGGTCCTCATTGCGCCGAAGGGCCCGGGGCACCTCGTGCGCCGCGTGTACGAAGAAGGATTCGGCGTGCCGGCACTCATCGCCGTTGAACAAGATGCCAGCGGCCAAGCGTTTGAAATCGGGATGGCGTACGCCAACGGCATCGGCGCGACGAAAGCCGGTGTCTTGAAGACGACGTTCAAAGAGGAGACCGAAACTGATTTATTCGGTGAGCAGACGGTTCTGTGCGGAGGGGTGAGCGAACTGGTGAAAGCTGGCTTCGAAACACTGACAGAAGCCGGATACCAGCCGGAAATCGCTTATTTTGAATGTTTGCACGAATTGAAGCTCATCGTCGACCTCATGTATGAAGGGGGCCTCACCGGCATGCGCTATTCCATCAGTGACACGGCGGAGTACGGTGATTACGTGAGCGGTCGACGCGTGATCGGTGAAGCGTCTAGGAAAGCGATGAAGGAAGTGCTCAAAGAGATTCAAGACGGCACGTTCGCCCGCAACTGGATCAACGAGCACAAAAGTGGCCGCCCCAACTTCAACAAAATGGCCCAGGCGGACAAAGAAAGCCAGCTGGAGCAAGTGGGTCGCGAACTGCGGAGTATGATGTCTTGGATTAACGACAAGCAGACAGTGAAAAATTAA